The following coding sequences lie in one Cupriavidus sp. WKF15 genomic window:
- a CDS encoding LysR family transcriptional regulator yields the protein MRGFDTDQLRTFVTVADSGSLSAAAPRLFLSQSSVSEQLRKLEERAGLPLLTRGRKGAVPTPAGMRLLEHARRILALNDMALQELRGRVLEGELRLAVTDYFRPAEIAGMLRRLRERHPLLRLHVTVMKSAVIDATADMDAFDVGLSMRIVGTRGQAAARRGTLLRRELLSWVTAQGEAGNLPPTLPLVLLPDSCSLHQFVVKLLVRKHRPFEIAHSASGVAGLHLALAAGLGLSCLNASAIGPGVAPLDAASQRRLGLPALPEAEFFLLPGRRGEPDFIAAARDALAEQFG from the coding sequence ATGCGCGGATTCGACACCGACCAGTTGCGCACCTTCGTCACGGTGGCCGATAGCGGCAGCCTGTCCGCAGCCGCGCCCCGGCTGTTCCTGTCGCAGTCCTCCGTCAGCGAGCAATTGCGCAAGCTCGAGGAGCGCGCCGGCCTGCCGTTGCTCACGCGCGGGCGCAAAGGCGCGGTGCCGACGCCCGCGGGAATGCGTCTGCTCGAGCATGCGCGGCGCATCCTGGCGCTCAACGACATGGCGCTGCAGGAGTTGCGCGGCCGCGTGCTGGAGGGCGAGCTGCGGCTCGCGGTGACCGATTACTTCCGGCCCGCCGAGATCGCCGGCATGCTGCGCCGCCTGCGCGAACGCCATCCGCTGCTGCGCCTGCACGTCACGGTGATGAAGAGCGCCGTGATCGACGCCACGGCGGACATGGACGCGTTCGATGTCGGCCTGAGCATGCGCATCGTGGGCACGCGCGGCCAGGCAGCGGCACGGCGCGGGACGTTGCTGCGGCGCGAGCTGCTGTCGTGGGTGACGGCGCAGGGCGAGGCCGGCAACTTGCCGCCGACGCTGCCGCTTGTGCTGCTGCCCGACTCGTGCTCGCTGCACCAGTTCGTGGTGAAGCTGCTGGTGCGCAAGCATCGGCCGTTCGAGATCGCGCACTCCGCTTCGGGCGTCGCGGGTTTGCACCTGGCGCTGGCTGCGGGGCTGGGCCTTTCGTGCCTGAACGCGTCGGCGATCGGCCCCGGCGTGGCGCCGCTCGATGCCGCAAGCCAGCGGCGGCTGGGCCTGCCGGCGTTGCCCGAAGCGGAGTTCTTCCTGTTGCCTGGCCGGCGCGGCGAGCCGGATTTCATCGCGGCCGCGCGCGATGCGCTGGCGGAACAGTTCGGGTAA
- a CDS encoding 4-oxalocrotonate tautomerase family protein — protein sequence MPHINLQISGQPDAALTRRSAAAVAELTQRVLGKKPDVIAIAVQYVPREQWIIGGEPLSESGRNAFHLDISVTDETNTKAEKAAYLKAVFEALSELIGNVHPVSYIHVIDARAAAYGYGGLTQEYRHQHG from the coding sequence ATGCCCCACATCAACCTGCAGATCTCCGGCCAGCCCGACGCCGCCCTCACCCGCCGCAGCGCCGCGGCAGTGGCCGAACTCACGCAGCGCGTGCTCGGCAAGAAGCCCGATGTCATCGCCATCGCGGTCCAGTATGTGCCGCGCGAACAGTGGATCATCGGCGGCGAGCCGCTGTCCGAAAGCGGGCGCAATGCCTTCCATCTGGATATCAGCGTGACCGATGAAACCAATACCAAGGCGGAGAAGGCTGCGTACCTGAAAGCCGTGTTCGAGGCACTGTCCGAGCTGATCGGCAACGTGCATCCGGTCTCGTATATCCACGTGATCGATGCACGTGCCGCGGCTTATGGATATGGCGGGCTGACGCAGGAGTATCGGCATCAGCATGGGTGA
- a CDS encoding aldo/keto reductase encodes MKHVTLPDGERVPALGMGTWNMGEHPAARAEEIATLRLGLDLGLRLIDTAEMYGEGQSEEMIGEAIAGRRDEVFLVSKVYPHNASRRGTVAACERSLRRLGTDRLDLYLLHWRGGIALEETVEALRGLQRDGKIRHYGVSNLDLSDMEELWEVPGGDQVAVNQLLYNLTRRGIEWDLLPWLRAHGVPVMAYSPIEQARLVRHPKLVRFAQANGMTPVHVALAWLLARDDIIAIPKTGHRERLRENFGALQHPLAPEQLQELDRLFPPPKGPAPLEML; translated from the coding sequence ATGAAGCATGTCACCCTGCCCGATGGCGAGCGCGTGCCCGCGCTTGGCATGGGAACGTGGAATATGGGCGAACACCCCGCCGCGCGTGCCGAGGAAATCGCTACGCTGCGGCTGGGCCTGGACCTGGGCCTGCGCCTGATCGACACCGCCGAGATGTATGGCGAGGGCCAGTCCGAAGAGATGATCGGCGAAGCCATCGCCGGCCGGCGCGACGAGGTCTTCCTGGTCAGCAAGGTCTACCCGCACAACGCCAGCCGGCGCGGCACCGTGGCCGCGTGCGAACGCAGCCTGCGCCGGCTCGGCACCGACCGCCTCGACCTCTACCTGCTGCACTGGCGCGGCGGCATCGCGCTGGAGGAAACGGTGGAAGCGCTGCGGGGCCTGCAGCGCGATGGCAAGATCCGCCACTATGGCGTGAGCAATCTTGACCTGTCCGATATGGAGGAATTGTGGGAGGTCCCGGGCGGGGACCAGGTTGCGGTCAACCAGCTCCTGTACAACCTGACCCGCCGAGGCATCGAATGGGACCTGCTGCCGTGGCTGCGGGCGCATGGCGTGCCGGTCATGGCCTATTCGCCGATCGAGCAGGCGCGGCTGGTGCGGCACCCGAAGCTCGTGCGCTTCGCGCAGGCCAACGGCATGACGCCGGTTCACGTTGCGCTGGCCTGGCTGCTTGCACGCGACGACATCATCGCCATCCCGAAGACCGGACACCGCGAACGCCTGCGCGAGAACTTCGGCGCGCTGCAGCACCCGCTCGCGCCGGAACAACTTCAGGAACTCGACCGCCTGTTCCCGCCGCCGAAAGGACCCGCGCCGCTGGAAATGCTGTAG
- a CDS encoding YSC84-related protein has protein sequence MKRRSFLQTGAGLVLGSLSLAACTTTGPDAQTDKAARRRELDSGVDATLGKLYGSVKGSHDLANKARGILVFPKTLTAGFVVGGEYGDGALRSGGATRGYYRLIAGSVGWQIGAQSKSVILMFLTQDAYDKFVRSEGWTAGVDATVALATVGANGVLDTNTAQSPIVGFVMTNAGLMAGLSLEGSKITKLDL, from the coding sequence ATGAAGCGCCGCTCATTCCTCCAAACCGGTGCCGGCCTCGTGCTGGGCAGCCTGTCGCTGGCCGCTTGCACCACCACGGGTCCCGATGCGCAAACCGATAAGGCCGCGCGGCGGCGCGAACTGGATTCGGGTGTGGATGCCACGCTCGGCAAGCTGTACGGCAGCGTCAAGGGCTCGCACGACCTGGCCAACAAGGCTCGCGGCATCCTGGTGTTCCCGAAGACGCTGACGGCGGGTTTTGTCGTCGGCGGCGAGTATGGCGATGGCGCGCTGCGCTCGGGCGGCGCCACGCGCGGCTACTACCGCCTGATCGCGGGCTCGGTCGGCTGGCAGATCGGCGCGCAGTCCAAGTCCGTCATCCTGATGTTCCTGACGCAGGACGCCTACGACAAGTTCGTGCGCAGCGAAGGCTGGACCGCCGGCGTGGACGCCACCGTGGCGCTGGCAACGGTAGGCGCCAACGGCGTGCTGGACACCAACACCGCGCAATCTCCGATCGTCGGTTTCGTCATGACCAATGCGGGCCTGATGGCCGGACTGAGCCTGGAAGGCAGCAAGATCACCAAGCTCGATCTGTAG
- a CDS encoding recombination-associated protein RdgC: MWFKNLQLHRFSAPWSPGADEVEASLAKHAFFPGTSLEMQTQGWASPRDNGQLVHAVGRQMLLTLRTEKKLLPATVVNQVTKARAAEIEEQQGYKPGRKQMKELKEQVTEELLPRAFSIRRDTRVWIDPDNGWLAIDAASAAKADEVRGMLFKALDPLPLANLHVNQSPVAAMTDWLATDTAPAGFTVDQEIELQSGAESKATVRYVRHPLDAEDLRRHISGGKRCTRLAMTWNDRVSFVLTDSLAVKRVAPLDVIKEQADHTGSDEDERFDADFTLMAGELAGMLSDLTEALGGERKV, from the coding sequence ATGTGGTTCAAGAACCTGCAGCTCCACCGTTTTTCCGCTCCATGGTCACCCGGCGCCGACGAGGTCGAAGCCAGCCTGGCCAAACATGCCTTCTTTCCCGGCACCAGCCTTGAAATGCAGACGCAGGGCTGGGCTTCGCCGCGCGACAACGGCCAGCTGGTCCACGCCGTGGGCCGCCAGATGCTCCTGACGCTGCGCACCGAGAAAAAACTGCTGCCCGCCACCGTGGTCAACCAGGTGACCAAGGCGCGCGCCGCCGAGATCGAGGAGCAGCAAGGCTACAAGCCCGGCCGCAAGCAAATGAAGGAACTGAAGGAGCAGGTCACCGAAGAACTGCTGCCGCGCGCCTTCAGCATCCGCCGCGACACGCGCGTGTGGATCGACCCCGACAATGGCTGGCTGGCCATCGACGCCGCCAGCGCGGCCAAGGCCGACGAAGTGCGTGGCATGCTGTTCAAGGCACTCGACCCGCTGCCGCTCGCGAACCTGCACGTGAACCAGTCGCCCGTGGCAGCCATGACCGACTGGCTGGCCACCGACACCGCGCCCGCCGGCTTCACCGTGGACCAGGAGATCGAACTCCAGTCCGGCGCCGAAAGCAAGGCCACCGTGCGCTACGTGCGTCATCCGCTCGATGCCGAAGACCTGCGCCGCCATATCTCCGGCGGCAAGCGCTGCACGCGCCTGGCCATGACCTGGAACGACCGCGTGTCGTTCGTGCTGACCGATTCGCTCGCGGTCAAGCGCGTGGCGCCGCTGGACGTGATCAAGGAACAAGCCGACCACACCGGCAGCGACGAAGACGAGCGTTTCGACGCCGATTTCACGCTGATGGCGGGAGAACTGGCTGGCATGCTGAGCGACCTGACCGAGGCGCTCGGCGGCGAGCGCAAGGTCTGA
- a CDS encoding MFS transporter: MDRSKATPSPAPSSSGDAAPAASPFAYPAFSVLWTATVLSNIGTWMHDVGAGWLMTSLAPSPAWVALVQTATSLPVFLLALPAGALADILDRRRMLLVVQVVMAAVAAGLGIVVLLGGATPALLLLFTFAMGVGAAITAPAWQAIVPSLVPRQALQQAVATNSVGINISRAIGPALAGFIISGIGVAAPFLINAASFLAVVAALAWWHPPAPATRRLPAEDLLGAMRAGVRFAWHSQALKATLARAAAFFLFASAYWAMLPLIARQVLAGGAQLYGALLGCVGVGAVLGALGLGRLRQWLGPDRVVALGTLGTVVALLLFATIHNPVAAGAASLVAGASWIAVLTTLNVSAQTSLPEWVRARGLSIFVTVFFGSMSAGSIVWGQAASRLGIPAALLIASAGALLAIALTWRYKLQQGDSSRLAPSMHWPAPQVSDEVGHDRGPVLITIEYQVQPENAARFVATLDELSQARLRDGAFSWGLFEDAAQPGRYLECFQVVSWLEHLRQHERVTLHDRDIQERVLAFHTGDQPPVVSHFIAPAAPPEA; the protein is encoded by the coding sequence GTGGACAGATCCAAGGCCACCCCTTCCCCCGCTCCCTCCTCGTCCGGCGACGCCGCCCCGGCTGCCAGCCCCTTTGCCTATCCCGCCTTCAGCGTGCTGTGGACGGCCACCGTGCTGTCCAATATCGGCACCTGGATGCACGACGTGGGTGCCGGCTGGCTGATGACCTCGCTGGCGCCGTCGCCGGCCTGGGTGGCGCTGGTACAGACCGCCACGTCGCTGCCGGTGTTCCTGCTGGCCCTGCCGGCCGGCGCGCTCGCCGATATCCTCGACCGGCGCCGCATGCTGCTGGTGGTGCAGGTGGTGATGGCCGCAGTAGCGGCCGGCCTGGGCATCGTCGTACTGCTGGGCGGCGCCACGCCGGCGCTGCTATTGCTGTTCACGTTCGCCATGGGCGTGGGCGCCGCCATCACGGCGCCGGCCTGGCAGGCCATCGTGCCGAGCCTGGTGCCGCGCCAGGCACTGCAGCAGGCAGTGGCGACCAATAGCGTGGGCATCAACATCAGCCGCGCCATCGGGCCCGCGCTGGCGGGCTTCATCATTTCCGGCATCGGCGTAGCCGCGCCGTTCCTGATCAATGCCGCCAGCTTCCTGGCGGTGGTTGCCGCGCTCGCGTGGTGGCACCCGCCGGCCCCGGCCACGCGCCGCCTGCCTGCCGAAGACCTGCTCGGCGCGATGCGCGCCGGCGTGCGCTTTGCGTGGCACAGCCAGGCGCTCAAGGCCACGCTGGCACGCGCTGCCGCATTCTTCCTGTTCGCCAGCGCCTACTGGGCCATGCTGCCATTGATCGCACGCCAGGTATTGGCCGGCGGTGCCCAGCTCTACGGCGCGCTGCTCGGCTGCGTGGGCGTGGGCGCGGTGCTGGGCGCGCTGGGGTTGGGCCGGCTGCGCCAGTGGCTCGGGCCGGACCGCGTGGTGGCGCTCGGCACGCTGGGCACCGTGGTCGCGCTGCTGCTGTTCGCGACGATCCACAACCCGGTTGCGGCAGGCGCCGCGAGCCTGGTGGCGGGCGCCTCGTGGATCGCCGTGCTGACCACGCTGAACGTGTCGGCACAGACCTCGCTGCCGGAATGGGTGCGCGCGCGCGGCCTGTCGATCTTCGTCACGGTGTTCTTCGGCTCGATGAGCGCCGGCAGCATTGTCTGGGGCCAGGCGGCAAGCCGCCTCGGCATCCCTGCCGCGCTGCTGATCGCCAGCGCCGGCGCGTTGCTCGCCATCGCGCTGACGTGGCGCTACAAGCTACAGCAGGGCGATTCGTCACGCCTGGCGCCGTCCATGCACTGGCCGGCCCCGCAAGTAAGCGACGAAGTCGGCCATGACCGCGGCCCGGTGCTGATCACCATCGAGTACCAGGTGCAGCCCGAAAACGCGGCACGCTTCGTCGCCACGCTGGACGAACTGAGCCAGGCGCGCCTGCGCGACGGCGCCTTTTCATGGGGATTGTTCGAGGACGCCGCGCAGCCCGGACGCTATCTGGAGTGCTTCCAGGTCGTGTCCTGGCTGGAGCACCTGCGCCAGCACGAGCGCGTGACGCTGCACGACCGCGACATCCAGGAACGCGTCCTGGCCTTCCACACCGGCGATCAGCCGCCCGTAGTGTCGCACTTCATCGCGCCAGCGGCACCGCCCGAAGCATGA
- a CDS encoding thioesterase family protein yields MARLQLDLPDDQFCYSTHLTVRVTDINSANHLANDSMISMISEARARFLFEFGSEGDQVEGLGIIVTDLATMYRNEAHARDQLLFEVGVMDFNKYGGDIIFRITRPQDGALIAMAKSGFVFFDYHQKKVMPMPAGFAGRFPKVNWLG; encoded by the coding sequence ATGGCCCGTCTTCAGCTCGATCTCCCCGACGACCAGTTCTGCTATTCGACCCACCTGACCGTGCGCGTCACCGATATCAATTCGGCCAACCACCTGGCCAACGATTCGATGATCTCGATGATTTCCGAGGCGCGCGCCCGCTTCCTCTTCGAGTTCGGCAGCGAGGGCGACCAGGTCGAGGGCCTCGGCATCATCGTCACGGACCTGGCCACCATGTACCGCAATGAAGCGCACGCGCGCGACCAGCTGCTGTTCGAGGTCGGCGTGATGGATTTCAACAAGTACGGCGGCGACATCATCTTCCGCATCACGCGCCCGCAGGACGGCGCGCTGATCGCCATGGCCAAGTCCGGCTTCGTGTTCTTCGACTACCACCAGAAGAAGGTGATGCCGATGCCGGCAGGGTTTGCCGGCCGCTTCCCCAAGGTCAACTGGCTCGGCTGA
- a CDS encoding BatD family protein gives MTRAGRGLGIWCTGLALWQASALALAADPLVRVEVAAQQPVLPGQQIRIEVTVLAPNFFLSAPVFPTLQVPGAIVTMPDDRGQNTVETINGASYAGIRKTYLFAAEQGGDFQLPQVSIAFTYSGDDGKPRQGSVTLPATTIRAAGAAGAPAAATLPVARLIVTQHFDRPVSGPQAHFHAGDALVRTVTTFAPQTQAMMIRPPKVEAPSGVRVFAGDPQLSDAAQDSAGNAGGSRTDRITYVFEHAGTYTLPAIKVEWFDPVTRKPGESEAPEVKVDVASAPGLAGLSPTGPHAAPLPGERGAAWRRWLWAAGGVLVLLPAWLLQRWARPRVARLRRALAARRSARAAGSEARLAVLLQACRDNDAVAAYRALGVWSHTAWGKAQSEWVAGTGNAALAAAVGELERRLFGAGASARPWSGGELARLLPEYAPAHRPVRARRATPAALPPLNP, from the coding sequence ATGACGCGCGCGGGCCGGGGTCTCGGCATCTGGTGCACCGGTCTTGCGCTGTGGCAGGCGAGCGCGCTCGCGCTGGCAGCCGACCCACTCGTGCGTGTCGAGGTGGCGGCGCAGCAGCCCGTGCTGCCGGGCCAGCAGATCCGCATCGAGGTGACGGTGCTGGCGCCCAACTTCTTCCTGTCCGCACCGGTCTTTCCGACACTGCAGGTGCCCGGCGCGATCGTCACCATGCCGGACGACCGCGGCCAGAACACGGTCGAGACCATCAATGGCGCGAGCTATGCCGGCATCCGCAAGACCTACCTGTTTGCCGCGGAGCAGGGCGGCGATTTCCAGTTGCCACAGGTCTCCATCGCGTTCACTTATTCCGGTGATGACGGCAAGCCGCGCCAGGGCAGCGTGACGCTGCCGGCCACAACCATTCGCGCTGCGGGCGCCGCCGGCGCGCCAGCCGCAGCCACGCTGCCGGTGGCGCGGCTGATCGTCACGCAGCACTTCGACCGTCCGGTCAGCGGCCCGCAGGCGCATTTCCATGCCGGCGATGCGCTGGTGCGCACTGTCACCACGTTCGCGCCGCAGACCCAGGCCATGATGATCCGGCCGCCGAAGGTGGAGGCGCCATCAGGCGTGCGCGTGTTTGCGGGCGATCCGCAACTCAGCGATGCCGCGCAGGACAGCGCCGGCAATGCGGGCGGCAGCCGCACGGACCGCATCACCTATGTGTTCGAGCACGCGGGGACCTATACGCTGCCCGCGATCAAGGTCGAATGGTTCGATCCGGTCACGCGCAAGCCCGGCGAATCGGAGGCGCCCGAGGTGAAGGTGGACGTGGCCTCCGCGCCGGGGCTGGCAGGACTGTCACCGACCGGCCCCCACGCCGCGCCCTTGCCCGGAGAGCGCGGTGCCGCATGGCGCCGGTGGCTGTGGGCGGCCGGCGGCGTCCTGGTATTGCTGCCGGCGTGGCTGCTGCAGCGTTGGGCCCGGCCGCGCGTGGCACGCCTGCGCCGGGCGCTCGCGGCACGGCGCAGCGCCAGGGCGGCCGGCAGCGAGGCGCGGCTCGCGGTGCTGCTGCAGGCTTGCCGCGACAACGACGCGGTGGCGGCTTATCGCGCGCTCGGTGTCTGGTCGCACACAGCGTGGGGCAAGGCGCAGTCGGAATGGGTGGCCGGCACCGGCAACGCGGCGCTGGCGGCCGCCGTCGGCGAGCTTGAACGGCGTCTGTTCGGTGCCGGTGCCAGCGCGAGGCCATGGAGCGGTGGCGAGCTGGCGCGCCTGTTGCCGGAATATGCCCCCGCGCACCGGCCTGTCCGCGCGCGTCGGGCCACGCCGGCAGCGCTGCCGCCGCTCAATCCCTGA
- a CDS encoding VWA domain-containing protein — translation MQALADFHFLRPWWLLVLVPAVLLVWAVRRRGDVRRRWRDAIAPHLLDALMVGERRRLAIRPVHLTALLLALGAIALAGPTWERERPPFLDDKAPLAIAIDLSPTMDAIDVTPTRLERAKLKVKALLARRDGGRTAIWAYAGSTHLVLPLTDDATLLQTFVDALQTRIMPAPGKDTALALRTIDAALAHEEVPGTILFLTDGVEAAAVRGFKAQAGSGRSQPVVLAIGTERGGPLRSGPEGFVEKDGVRVFARMDMAALKRFGDDTGVPVATFTPDSDDDVAWVQRHVQSHLARKQSADNTRWKDEGWRLTIPIALLGVLWFRKGWTVRWITGVLLAVALAAPQQDLRAQASAPDAEAPRAWRFVDLWLTHDQQGRRAFERGDFSGAAALFDDPMWRGVAQYRTGQYARAVQSFALVDSPESDFNQGDALARMGKYKDAAARYRQALKRRPQWPAATANLALMEKLAAKADKPKEGEEPPDIKPDEVKYDRDAKPPEGAGKKREMGAVESAETWMRAIQTTPTELLQRKFALQQSQARPGAGAQP, via the coding sequence ATGCAGGCGCTCGCGGACTTTCACTTCCTGCGCCCATGGTGGCTGCTGGTGCTGGTCCCGGCGGTACTGCTGGTATGGGCCGTGCGCCGCCGCGGCGATGTTCGGCGCCGCTGGCGTGATGCGATTGCCCCGCATTTGCTGGATGCATTGATGGTCGGCGAGCGCCGCCGGCTGGCCATCCGTCCCGTGCACCTGACTGCGCTGCTGCTCGCACTCGGCGCCATCGCGCTGGCCGGTCCCACGTGGGAGCGCGAACGTCCGCCATTCCTCGACGACAAGGCACCGCTGGCGATTGCTATCGACCTGTCGCCGACCATGGACGCGATCGACGTAACGCCTACGCGGCTCGAGCGCGCCAAGCTCAAGGTCAAGGCGCTGCTCGCGCGGCGCGATGGCGGGCGCACGGCCATCTGGGCCTACGCCGGCTCCACGCACCTGGTGCTTCCGCTGACCGACGACGCCACGCTGCTGCAGACCTTTGTCGATGCGCTGCAGACCCGCATCATGCCCGCGCCGGGCAAGGACACCGCGCTCGCGCTGCGCACCATCGACGCGGCGCTTGCGCATGAGGAAGTGCCCGGCACCATCCTGTTCCTGACCGACGGGGTGGAGGCCGCTGCCGTGCGAGGGTTCAAGGCCCAGGCCGGCAGCGGGCGCAGCCAGCCGGTGGTGCTGGCGATCGGCACCGAGCGCGGCGGACCGCTGCGCAGTGGCCCCGAGGGCTTTGTCGAGAAGGACGGCGTGCGCGTGTTCGCACGCATGGACATGGCCGCGCTCAAGCGCTTTGGCGACGACACCGGCGTGCCGGTCGCCACGTTCACGCCCGATAGCGACGACGACGTCGCCTGGGTGCAGCGCCACGTGCAATCGCACCTGGCGCGAAAGCAGTCGGCGGACAACACGCGCTGGAAGGACGAGGGCTGGAGGCTGACGATCCCGATCGCGCTGCTCGGCGTGCTGTGGTTCCGCAAGGGCTGGACCGTACGCTGGATCACGGGCGTGCTGCTTGCTGTGGCGCTGGCGGCGCCGCAGCAGGACCTCCGCGCGCAAGCGTCGGCGCCCGATGCCGAAGCGCCGCGCGCGTGGCGCTTTGTCGACCTGTGGCTCACGCATGACCAGCAGGGCCGGCGCGCTTTCGAGCGTGGCGATTTCTCCGGCGCCGCGGCGCTGTTCGACGATCCCATGTGGCGCGGCGTGGCGCAGTACCGCACGGGGCAGTACGCACGGGCGGTGCAGAGCTTCGCGCTGGTCGATTCGCCCGAGAGCGACTTCAACCAGGGCGACGCGCTCGCGCGGATGGGCAAGTACAAGGATGCGGCGGCGCGCTACCGGCAGGCCCTGAAGCGCCGCCCGCAATGGCCCGCGGCCACGGCCAACCTGGCGCTCATGGAAAAGCTGGCGGCGAAGGCGGACAAGCCGAAGGAAGGCGAGGAGCCGCCCGATATCAAGCCCGACGAAGTGAAATACGACAGGGATGCCAAGCCACCCGAGGGCGCAGGCAAGAAGCGCGAGATGGGTGCGGTGGAAAGCGCCGAGACCTGGATGCGCGCGATCCAGACCACGCCGACCGAGCTGCTGCAACGCAAGTTCGCGTTGCAGCAGAGCCAGGCGCGGCCGGGCGCCGGAGCCCAGCCATGA
- a CDS encoding VWA domain-containing protein yields MYQFEYPWFFVLLPLPLLLWWLLPPYREESPSVRLPFFGEVASAAGLKPAPGAVVPRSNWLQRILAPLAWALLVTALARPQFLEAPIEKVQPARDLLLALDLSQSMDTRDFRDPAGALIPRVQAVRDVVSRFVTRRPGDRIGLLVFGDAPYPLAPFTLDHVLVQSMIHDLLPGIAGPSTALGDGIGLGIKMFDQSQAPEKVLIVLTDGNDTASKMPPERAAEIAKERHVIVHTIGIGDPSAEGEQRVDLGVLQRIAARTRGRYFFGADQAGLESIYATLDRITPHNHKTLSWRPHRELFVWPLGAAMGVVLWYQLVMAVWSAWLSRPRRPAAPEPAAQEP; encoded by the coding sequence ATGTACCAGTTTGAATACCCGTGGTTCTTCGTGCTGCTGCCGCTGCCCTTGCTGCTGTGGTGGCTGCTGCCGCCGTATCGCGAAGAAAGCCCGTCGGTGCGCCTGCCGTTCTTCGGCGAGGTCGCGAGCGCGGCGGGGCTGAAGCCGGCGCCGGGAGCGGTCGTGCCGCGCAGCAACTGGCTGCAGCGCATCCTGGCGCCGCTCGCGTGGGCGCTGCTGGTGACGGCGCTGGCGCGCCCGCAGTTCCTGGAGGCGCCCATCGAGAAGGTGCAGCCCGCGCGCGACCTGCTGCTGGCGCTGGACCTGTCGCAGTCGATGGACACGCGCGATTTCCGCGACCCGGCCGGCGCACTGATCCCGCGCGTGCAGGCGGTGCGCGACGTGGTCAGCCGGTTCGTGACGCGCCGTCCCGGCGACCGCATCGGCCTGCTCGTGTTCGGCGACGCGCCGTACCCGCTGGCGCCGTTTACGCTCGACCATGTGCTCGTGCAGTCCATGATCCATGACCTGCTGCCGGGGATAGCGGGCCCCAGCACGGCGCTTGGCGATGGCATCGGCCTTGGCATCAAGATGTTCGACCAGAGCCAGGCGCCCGAGAAGGTGCTGATCGTGCTGACCGACGGCAACGACACCGCCAGCAAGATGCCGCCCGAACGCGCCGCGGAGATCGCGAAGGAGCGCCATGTGATCGTGCATACGATCGGCATCGGCGATCCGTCCGCCGAGGGCGAGCAGCGCGTCGATCTTGGCGTGCTGCAGCGCATTGCCGCGCGGACGCGCGGGCGCTATTTCTTCGGCGCCGACCAGGCGGGACTCGAAAGCATCTATGCCACGCTCGACCGCATCACGCCGCACAACCACAAGACGCTGTCGTGGCGGCCGCACCGGGAGCTGTTCGTGTGGCCGCTCGGTGCCGCGATGGGCGTGGTGCTGTGGTACCAGCTCGTCATGGCGGTGTGGTCGGCGTGGCTGTCGCGTCCGCGACGGCCTGCCGCGCCGGAACCGGCAGCGCAGGAGCCGTGA
- a CDS encoding DUF4381 domain-containing protein: MSDLTHSTAAPDSATIAGDLRQMAEVVEPPPPSWRPQTIGWPVAGAIVLALLAATAWRWWRRYRANRYRREALAELARLRAGLAVSPQARAQALAAMAELLKRTALAAWPRAHVASMAGAEWARFLQAHAGKAGAAVPVLATLVNDAQYRDAAVLAQWPDSQVAVTAAACQQWIAGHHVPV; the protein is encoded by the coding sequence GTGAGCGACCTGACGCACAGCACCGCGGCGCCGGATAGCGCGACGATTGCCGGCGATCTCCGGCAGATGGCCGAAGTGGTCGAGCCGCCGCCGCCGTCGTGGCGGCCGCAGACCATCGGCTGGCCGGTGGCGGGCGCGATCGTGCTGGCGCTGCTGGCCGCCACGGCCTGGCGCTGGTGGCGCCGTTACCGCGCGAATCGCTACCGCCGCGAGGCCCTGGCCGAACTGGCACGATTGCGTGCGGGCCTGGCCGTGTCGCCGCAGGCACGTGCGCAAGCGCTGGCCGCCATGGCGGAACTGCTCAAGCGCACCGCGCTGGCGGCGTGGCCGCGCGCGCATGTCGCCAGCATGGCGGGCGCCGAGTGGGCCAGGTTCCTTCAAGCCCACGCGGGCAAGGCCGGCGCGGCGGTGCCGGTGCTCGCGACGCTGGTCAACGACGCGCAGTACCGCGATGCCGCGGTGCTGGCGCAATGGCCCGACAGCCAGGTGGCGGTCACGGCCGCCGCCTGCCAGCAATGGATTGCCGGCCACCATGTACCAGTTTGA